AATCTGTATCACTCATTAAGATTCCTCCTTAACATAAAGGCGGCCATGACCTGAATCACAGCCGCCCCGAAATTCTTAGTGCTTAACTTGTAGACTATTTGCCTGCTACGTTCATTCCCTTTTCGCCGTATTACTTCACTGCGCCGGGATGATAGGGGACTGCGGTATATGACGCTGCGAAACCTAGATTAAGCTCTGCTCCCTTCGCGTGAGCTGCCGTAATCTCGTCCTTGTTCTCGAACACTCCCCAAAGGAAGTTATACACGTCAGCTACACTCACATCATCACGTGCAATCACAACCGCTCCGACTGCTACGGTGATAACGTCAGCGTCAGTGTTGTAGACTTCCTTGTGAATCACGTTCTTGCTGTAGTAGGGGGACTCGGTGAGCAGCTTCATGATGTGCTCGTCGTCAACGCCGACAAGATAAACCTTCTTCGTCGCCGCAAGTGAGGTTACTGCTGTCGTGGGAGCTCCCGCAACTATGAACGCTGCATCAATCTTCCCATCCTGCAGAGCCTCTACACTGTCGCCAAATGATTGGTACGTCGGCTTAATGTCCTTGTCGATGTCGAGACCGTAGACCTTCAGCACGTCAACAGCGTTGAAGTACACTCCGCTTCCTGCCGCTCCGACAGATACATTTTTGCCCTTGAGGTCGGCTACTGTCTTGATGTCAGGGTCGAGGGTAACTATCTGCACCTGCTCCATGTAGAGATTGGCGACCGTTGAG
The DNA window shown above is from Synergistaceae bacterium and carries:
- a CDS encoding TAXI family TRAP transporter solute-binding subunit; translation: LAVVVALACACAAFAEPMPGGTKLIFTTGGAQGTYYGFGGVLAGKVGEKTSTTITAITSGGSKANIEAMQDGDAHLGFVQSDVGAYAFRGTRLFDERVDNFSTVANLYMEQVQIVTLDPDIKTVADLKGKNVSVGAAGSGVYFNAVDVLKVYGLDIDKDIKPTYQSFGDSVEALQDGKIDAAFIVAGAPTTAVTSLAATKKVYLVGVDDEHIMKLLTESPYYSKNVIHKEVYNTDADVITVAVGAVVIARDDVSVADVYNFLWGVFENKDEITAAHAKGAELNLGFAASYTAVPYHPGAVK